The Engraulis encrasicolus isolate BLACKSEA-1 chromosome 22, IST_EnEncr_1.0, whole genome shotgun sequence genome includes a region encoding these proteins:
- the tmem107 gene encoding transmembrane protein 107 isoform X3, producing the protein MSVISSLVPARFLTLTAHLVIVITIFWSRENNVKASLPLEFTEEEYNEQDLRLVIALSVTIGLFFVELAGFFSGVSMFNSSQGLLSIGCHASASVSLIFFLFEQWTYDIYWWIFAFCRSGSVGPTG; encoded by the exons ATGTCGGTGATCAGCAGCCTTGTTCCCGCGCGGTTCCTCACTCTAACAGCTCATCTCGTCATTGTTATTACAATTTTTTGGTCAAGG GAAAATAATGTGAAGGCCAGTCTGCCCTTGGAGTTCACAGAAGAGGAGTATAATGAGCAGGACTTGAG GTTGGTGATAGCGTTGTCTGTCACAATTGGCCTGTTCTTTGTCGAGCTGGCTGGATTCTTCTCCGGCGTGTCCATGTTTAACAGCAGCCAAGGCCTCCTGT CCATCGGGTGCCACGCCAGTGCATCAGTATCCCTGATCTTTTTTCTCTTTGAGCAGTGGACCTATGACATCTATTGGTGGATCTTTGCCTTCTGCAG